The bacterium genome contains a region encoding:
- a CDS encoding aspartate carbamoyltransferase catalytic subunit: MAWQAKDLIGLEYLSRKDIENILETALSFKEISSRPIKKVPALRGKTIVNLFFEPSTRTKTSFELAAKRLSADILSFEVATSSVSKGETIVDTAQNIEAMKVDCFVVRHSISGAPEIISRNVSSAVINAGDGCHEHPTQALLDLFTVKESLGNIEGIKVAIIGDIFHSRVARSNIWGFNKLGAKIYLCGPPTIIPADIDKMGVTVTYNIEEALKDADVVYILRLQKERQKENYLSSLKEYSMFYGIDKDKYKLIKQGALIMHPGPMNRGVEIKSEIASTKNSLILNQVTNGIAVRMSVLYLTIGSIK; the protein is encoded by the coding sequence ATGGCATGGCAAGCAAAAGACCTGATAGGACTTGAATACCTCTCACGGAAAGATATAGAAAATATTCTTGAAACTGCTCTATCGTTTAAAGAAATAAGTAGCAGACCAATCAAAAAAGTGCCCGCTTTAAGAGGCAAAACAATAGTCAACCTTTTTTTTGAACCGAGCACAAGAACAAAAACTTCGTTTGAGTTGGCAGCAAAACGGCTTTCAGCAGATATTTTAAGTTTTGAAGTTGCTACTTCGAGCGTTTCAAAAGGAGAGACCATTGTTGATACCGCTCAAAACATTGAAGCTATGAAAGTGGATTGTTTTGTTGTTAGGCATTCAATTTCAGGTGCTCCTGAAATTATTAGCAGAAACGTCTCTTCAGCAGTTATAAACGCAGGAGACGGGTGCCACGAACATCCTACTCAGGCATTACTTGACCTTTTTACTGTCAAAGAGAGTTTAGGAAATATTGAAGGTATAAAGGTTGCCATTATAGGCGATATCTTTCACAGTAGGGTTGCAAGGTCTAATATATGGGGTTTTAACAAATTAGGTGCAAAGATTTATCTTTGTGGTCCGCCAACAATAATTCCAGCAGACATAGATAAAATGGGAGTTACTGTTACCTATAACATAGAAGAAGCTTTAAAAGATGCTGATGTTGTTTATATTTTAAGGCTTCAAAAAGAGAGACAGAAAGAAAACTACCTTTCGTCTTTAAAAGAGTATAGTATGTTTTATGGTATCGACAAAGATAAATATAAACTTATCAAACAAGGTGCGCTTATAATGCATCCAGGTCCAATGAACCGTGGAGTTGAAATTAAATCTGAAATAGCTTCAACAAAAAACTCCCTAATATTAAATCAAGTTACAAACGGTATAGCAGTAAGAATGTCTGTACTATATCTCACCATAGGAAGTATTAAATGA
- a CDS encoding DUF1559 domain-containing protein, with the protein MLLPALSKARERAKAATCTNNLKQVGIGLLLYAEDWKGWVPLRLNSCVPTLSNTYRTYGDLRNYLSPTVICCPTTLPYQYTTSKPDSYYGFRTAANSLSAFRAFNGAGGWVKSDAVEYQADFWIIGDSITIPNGGLASGMPGTTYYLHQRFNVSPGSATMASGGGTADFRHNGLINLLFIDGHVESVTEDRFITATRVHSTDLTSWWIQRKNKTPHKLTW; encoded by the coding sequence ATGCTTCTGCCTGCACTCAGTAAAGCAAGAGAGCGTGCAAAAGCGGCAACATGCACAAATAACCTTAAACAGGTAGGGATAGGGCTTCTTTTGTATGCTGAGGATTGGAAGGGATGGGTGCCTTTAAGGTTAAACTCTTGCGTTCCCACATTGTCAAATACATACAGGACATATGGTGATTTGAGAAATTACCTATCGCCCACCGTGATTTGTTGTCCGACTACTCTTCCATACCAATATACGACTTCAAAACCTGATTCTTACTACGGTTTCAGGACAGCGGCTAACAGTCTATCTGCTTTTCGTGCTTTCAACGGGGCAGGAGGATGGGTCAAGTCTGACGCAGTTGAATACCAAGCAGATTTTTGGATTATTGGAGACTCTATCACCATTCCCAATGGAGGGTTAGCGTCTGGTATGCCGGGCACAACCTATTACCTACACCAACGGTTTAACGTTTCTCCTGGAAGTGCAACTATGGCATCTGGTGGCGGCACTGCGGATTTCCGCCACAACGGATTGATAAACCTTCTCTTTATTGACGGTCATGTTGAATCTGTAACAGAAGACAGGTTTATTACCGCAACAAGGGTTCACTCTACTGATCTAACTTCTTGGTGGATACAGAGAAAGAACAAAACGCCCCACAAACTTACTTGGTAA
- the pyrR gene encoding bifunctional pyr operon transcriptional regulator/uracil phosphoribosyltransferase PyrR, producing MIKKIMDETEMESIMRSSATTIQKKLGRKNFVIIGIKRRGAILADRLKCLLGNPEIPVGYLDINLYRDDFSKIGSHPIVSQTDIFFDIDRKNVLLIDDVLFTGRTIRAALDAITDLGRPSMVKLFVLIDRGHRELPIEADFIGKFITTTSKEMVEVKVKEIDDKDEILLLNKNGMASKRPDRT from the coding sequence ATGATAAAAAAAATAATGGATGAAACAGAAATGGAATCTATTATGAGAAGTTCTGCCACTACCATCCAAAAAAAATTGGGTAGAAAAAACTTTGTTATAATTGGTATTAAAAGAAGAGGCGCTATATTGGCAGACAGGCTCAAATGTTTATTAGGTAATCCTGAAATTCCTGTGGGGTACCTTGATATAAATTTATATAGAGATGATTTCAGTAAGATAGGTTCACATCCAATAGTTTCACAGACAGATATTTTTTTTGATATAGATAGAAAAAACGTTCTGTTGATTGATGATGTGCTCTTTACTGGTAGAACTATAAGAGCCGCATTAGACGCTATCACTGACCTTGGCAGACCATCTATGGTAAAACTTTTTGTGCTTATAGATAGAGGTCATAGAGAGCTTCCCATAGAAGCAGACTTTATAGGTAAATTTATTACAACTACATCAAAAGAGATGGTGGAAGTAAAGGTAAAAGAGATTGATGATAAAGATGAAATTCTACTTTTAAATAAAAATGGCATGGCAAGCAAAAGACCTGATAGGACTTGA